AGCATACATATTCAGATTACCTTATTGATAATATTCTTTTGATTAAATTTCAGAGAGTCAATCATCTCCTGTGAGTCACATGACTGCATTTTGATCTTGACAGTCTCCAACTACAAAAAGGCAAACCACATCACGACTCTGGCACTAGAATATTACCTTATCATATAACTGATCTAACCATAAAATGATGGACTAATCTATCATATATGATATCTCTCTTTTCTTTATTAAAAACAAAGCTTAACCATTTCAAACATCCATAACATTTTTGTTAGCTTAACTTGAGAAAAAGATCACGAAGTTTCAACTTCAACAATTTCTGGTATATAAATCAATTATAAAGTTTTAACTTTGATAATTTCGGTATATATGAATTAAATGTTTCATAGGACTGCACCAGGGGTCAACTTTGAGCCCTTGtctttttgctttggtgatggatgaggtcacaagggatatacaaggagatatcccatggtgtatgctctttgcggatgatgtggtgctagtcgatgatagtcggacgggggtcaataggaagttagagctttgaagacaaaccttggaatcgaaaggttttAGACTTATTAGAACTAAAACTgagtacatgaggtgcggtttcagtactactaggcacgaggaggaggttagccttgatggtgcctcagaaggacacctttcgatatttggggtcaatgctgcagaagggtggggatattgatgaagatgtgaaccatcgaatcaaaaccggatggatgaagtggcgccgagcttctagcattctctgtgacaagagagtgccacaaaagctaaaaggcaagttctataggacggcgATTTGACCTGCAGTGTTGCATgacgctgagtgttggccgactaaaaggagaaatgttcaacagttaggtgtggcggagatgcgcatgttgagatggatgtgtggccacacgaggaaggaccgAGTCCAGAAttatgatatacgagatagagttggggtagcaccgacTGAAGAGAAGCCTGTCCAACATCGTCTGacatggtttgggcatattcagcgcagacctccagaagctccagtgcatagcggatggctaaagcgtgctaatggtgtcaagagaggtcggggtagaccgaaatAGACATGGGAGGAGTAtgtaaagagagatctgaaggactggagtatcaccaaagaactagccatggacaggggtgcgtggaagcttgctatcaatgtgccagaaccatgagtttgtcacaagatcttatgggtttcacctctagcctaccccaacttgtttgggactaaaggctttgttaaGTTGTTGTTATATGAATCAAATGTCTCACTGGATGATAAAATAAGTGGAGAGGACAGGCTGTCCCAGCACCCATATAAAAGCTCTTCATTAATCCAAAGAATTAAGTCCAACAATCAAACAATGTGGCTAGAAGTGCCGACGCGTTGAGCTACAAGAAGTGATTACTACAAGTTTCATATGCTATGACTACATGTCTACAGGGTATCATTTGCAGGAAAAAGATAGTACATTAAAGTAATACTGACATACTGTACCTCACGAAAAAGAGCGCGGATATGTTTCATCTCTTTCTCACTTAAGTCTAGAAAGACCTGAAAAGATTGGCAACATACGAACATAGGTATAGATGTTAAAGGATCATCCACATATTCTGTATAAGATAAATAAGAAAAAGAATGAGCATTTAAAAGAGACAACAAATCAACACAAGAAGGCCCAGAAACAATTGGGGTTGGTGATCAACAGATCTCATGCAAATCATTCTGAATTGTTTATCGTaaactttgatgtaaggcaaaaaTGAAATTTTGTAGATACAGTAAGTCCAGTTCTATTTTTCATCTTTATCTCGGAAATAAACCCAATGAGGTTACCTGTTGCCTACGCTTAACAGGCAACTCTGAAAGAACATCTTTCTTCAACCTGCGGATCATGACGGTTGCTTTCATCAAATTATGCAGCTCCTCATGATTGCTAGCGCCTTGATATAACCCAAAATATCCCTGGGAAAGAATCACAGTAAATAGTCATAATTGGTGACAGAAAATGAAGAAAGCAATTTCGTTAAGCTAGTACTTACACCTTTGCAGTATCTATTGCCATACTCATTTACATTATTGTAGACAGTAGGATATAAAGCCTGGAGCTGCACAAGTAGACATTAGTTGCTTCTCTACAGTGGAAAATCTCCCGTCGTCAAGTATGTGCAACTAAATCTCAAAACAGCCTGTACCTGAGTAAACAACTCGATGGGGCGAGATAAGGCAGGCGTTCCACTTAGCAAAACCACAAATTGAGCTTTCTGTGAGTATGAAGTCACAATTGGTTAATTTTGTTGATACTATCATGTGATTTATCTTTTGGTATGCTGTAATTAGGCAAGAATTGATCAACGGAATGAAATTGATCAGCATGTACTCTCTCCATTTCACTGTAAATTTGTTCACACACACCATGCACCTAGACCAAGGAAGCACCAAGTCTAAGAAACATTTAATGAGAGAAATGACCGTGCATGGCCCCAACTAAGCGACACACTAGAGCTACTTAACAATCATCTAAGATGTTTTACTATGATAGAGAGCAGCGACATTGCAATAACTATACTCATAATTCCCTCAATGAATGAATTGGAGACGGAAACCTGAGACCCTCGAGGTCATGGACAAATGTAGCAAAACGAAAGCAGTAAATTCTAATGAATGTTTGGAAATTCTGGTCATCAGAAGGGCGAAATAACTAGACAAGAACACCAAACGATCAAAATGAGAGTGGCATTTGGTTGGGATAAAGTGATGCAGACTACCCAAATTTACCCAACCTATTCAACCAAATTAAACCGTAACAACGTATACATAAGAAACTTCTGCTCCAGAAATAAAACTCATTTCCCCATAAGAGACATCAAACCTGCAGAACAGGAAGTGAAGCGATTGTTCTCTTCGCTTGGCCATTCTTCAGGAAGTGTGACTCATCAGCTATAATTATCTGAATGAAAATAATTCAAAAGCAAgtataaatggattatgaatagcAATATTATGAGTTCATGGTAATTAGGACAATTACGATAGAGGTCGCTATATTCACAATACAGAGTGAAAGTGAAAATCCATATGATGGGGGTAAAATGGAACATGTTGATCCTTTTACTTTCCATTGGCAAGAAACATAATTGATGTGCTTGCGTACGGAAGCACCAACCAGAGTCAACAAATGAATCATCACAAAATGGAACTTATCAGTTTCTTCGCAAGGTTTAGATGGAACTCATGTGTCAGTCCCATAGGTGAAACCTCAATCCCCTAAGTACTCCTGATTTAATGAATTCGGGTAAATGATAATTAATCCTGCTAACAGGCTACAGTGCTCTCAACACAATAAATTCTTGAGACGTCAAATATATAGATTGCTCTATCCGATGCTAAATGGCGTCCCTAACAATAACTAAAAATATCTTTATAAAAGCAGTCTTTAATCTACATGCACGGCCCTTTCCATCTACTTGAAATCTGTGTAATCATGTTCATCACTTCAGTGTAAGTGCAAATATTGGATGCAGGATTATGCTCTGCAATCAATCATATGGCTGGGTGCCGCGTCAGTCATTTGGTGAAAGACTTAAAAGGTTCATACTCGAATAAGTTATTTTTCAGCTATGGCAGGCTGTGCAGCACACCACCCTCTCCGATGAGCCAGACCAGCTGATCTGGAAGTGATCAGCCAATGCCACCTACTCTGCGCAATCCTGCTATTTGGTCGCCTCCCACGTGTCCACGCTGTGCTactcctggaagctcttctggaaaagcTGGGCGCCGCCGCGGGTAAAATTCTTCCACTGGCTGGCCAACCAGGATAGATGCTGGACCGCTGATAGGCTTGCTTGCCGTGGACTCCAGCACCATCCCCACAGCCTCACCAAGTCCCGGAAACTATACGGCATCTGCTGCTGGACTGCCCCTTCGCCTGCCAAACCTGGCATGAAATCCTAGCTTGGCTCAGAATGATGATGCGTGCACCAGACCATGAAGCTACGCTAATGGATTGGTGGCTGCGTGCGAAACAGGACACACCAACGTTGCAACGCAAGGGTCTGGCATCTATTACCCTGCTCGTGCCTTGGATGGTCTGGAAACACCAGAATGAGTGTGTGACCTTTAATCGCTGCACTAGTTGGTATGATCAAAGACGAGGCCTCCACCTGGGCACAGGCTGGCGGTCGAGGGCTCAGGGTTGTACTGCCCTCAACCTGTCCAGAATGAGTGTGTGACCTTGAATCGCTGCACTAGTTGGTATGATCAAAGACGAGGCCTCCACCTGGGCACAGGCTGGCGGTCGAGGGCTCAGGGTTGTACTGCCCTCAACCTGTGATGTTCACTAATTTTCTTTCATCTTTTGTACCCCACACCTCCTCGGAGGATTGTAACTGAACCTCTGCCTTTTCAATGAAAAGAAACTCAAAGGTCTTTTGTGTTTTCTCGAAAAAAAGTAAGTTATTTTGCAAGAAATCTTTGGTTTATGTGTTCAGCAGCTAAATGATAAAGAACAGCCTGTGTACTGGGAAGTGGGAACACATTCTGTGAAAATTTAAAATCACACAGCCCATATCCATAAATGAAACAGAAGATTAGATGAATCCATACCTTAAAATCCAAGTCCAGAAGTGTGCTTTGTATCTTGGGAACTACATCATAAGATATGACATTGAACACCCCATCCAAGTGAAAATCTCCTTTGGTGTTTGAATATACCAATCTGAATCCTGCCTTATTTGATCCTCCAGTTTGTGGTAACACCACCTGAAAAAAATGTTGTTGATATCCATGGATAGAAGGAAATAAGATGTATATAGTCTGTTTCCTTAAAGACTTGTCTAGCTATGTAAatttacttccacaacaagttccaATTAACAAAAAACTACCGTATGATATGAACTATTAACATGCAGTACAACTACCATAAATGTGGTTTAGTTGGGCACTGCTTATGATTTAACAGTTCCTTCATTTCTTCAGCGAGTGACACCATCAACTGTAGCAACTTATCACCTTGTGCGATACTAGAATTTGCAAACAATAGAGCACTAGACTACACAAAACATGGGGGTTAACATCAGCTTCTTATAGCCAGTGCTTTGAAGATACATTTTAATGGCATAAGAAGTTAAAAACACTTCAAAGAAAGTGCAGGGTGAAAAGTAAAGAGTTAAGTTTTGTTCACCTAGGAAATGAAATATTGGAGCAACATATGTTCAGAAAATATGGTAAGAGATGGTTATGATTATGCTCAAATATGGTTAAGGGGAAGAATATGAATAGAATGTTCAACTAGTAAAAAAATATCCATCCTTGTTCACCTGACCACACAAATCAACCTAGCATTCAAGGACACAAACATGCAAGACATATGATGTTTTTTCTATGTGCCACAAGATCATGTCCAATAGAGATAAGGGGCAGATTCGCTGTTGGAAAGAATTTGACACAAGTACAGTTCCTGGTAAACCAGAAATGGGGCAAGGGATTTAGAACAATCTAGTTAAGAATATTTATGATCAAGCAACTGATGTAGGTGAGAGATTTTAAGAGCAATGAATCTGAAAGAAGTGTTTACATTGAAAAACAAAGAGGATATACCAGGATATCTTCCGTAGGGATGTTGAGCCACTGCTGAATCATCTGTTATAATCGCAAAACAGCAAGTTCAAATCTCCCTTGAGGATAAAGGAAACTGCTGTTCAAGTATAAATATGAGTTCTAAAAGTCGGAGATACTTACAGAAGCCCAATGTAATCGCAATGAAGATGGAGAGATAACAAGAACTGGCCAGGCATCATGAAGGCAAGAAGCAACAGCAATTGCCTGCATAGAGAAAATTAGGCAACAAAAAACAATGCCTGAAAGATTTGGACGTTGTTGTCTTGTGCATTTTTGCTCGCCAAGTTTGAAAGTTACTGACTGCATGCTGCCGAGCTAAACGAACGACACAAGTCCTTCCCCTGGGCGGGACGGTCATGTGCATCTGTATGTGTGGCGATCCTTTGCTAGTTTTTCAGGATGTGTGTTTGGGGCGGGGGTATTTTGACAACCccctgcccccctctctctctttctctctgtgtACTTTTTTTCATCTTAATGAAATGATAAGGAGCTCTCCTGCGTGTTGTAGAAAAAGAAGTGATGATGGTCCAGAGAGAATGTATAAATTACCTGCAATGTCTTTCCAAGACCCATTTCATCTGCTATCAGCACTCTGCCCCCATGTTGCAAAGCGAACCTACAATAACGAGAAAGAAAGGGTACGGTGTTCAACTATAGGAAGGTACCACTGATCTTTAGTTCTTTACAGCCGAGCCAAATCCAAATGTGCTGAGTGGTTGGGGACCAAATAAGCAACCTACATCCCATTTTACAACCTAATAATGTTACATCCCAAGTAATTGATGTTGACGGGTACCCTCAGCACCATACTGTGATGGCATGACCAGGAACCATGAAGGTGTCAGTGGTACCCAGGGAGGGAAGACGTACTTGCACTGGGGACGGAtgaaagcaaccaggatttcaggATCAATTTCTTGCTTAATCTATTAGGCTTAGTTTATGATTGATGTGCCACTGCCTAGTCTTGATTAAGGGCCATGGTTATCTGCTACATTTAACATCCTATAACTGCACGACAACTAAGTGATTAAGTTCAACATTACACCACATGTATGAATCTAAGAAAAGACATTTCCCACTGTTATGAGCAAGGATGTTGGATATACCTGACTCCGTCACGCTGAAAGGGCATAAGCTTCGACTCGACATCCGTTGGAATCTTGTCATACAAACCTTCCGCaaaacaaaaacaataaaaaagAACAGTTAGATTAGCATTTTAAGAGAAAAATAGAAAAGTGACAAGGCAATGGAAGCCTCACACCTGAACGCAAGACCTATCTGGGAAAATTAAATGTTTGCACAGGTCATTTGGATTTACGCCTATGCGATACTGTTGAAGAAATATTCTACTTCTGCATAGTTTATTATGAATCTAACTGGACTAGAGGTTACGTAGAAAGTAACACAGTTCTTAATATCTCAAGTGCATGTAATTTTGTCCATTCAAACAGCATCTTAGCAACGAGTGGATGAAAAAATATAAGCATGTGGTTTTTCCAATGTTTACTTTAGAAATTTAGATACCTCGAAGATCTTTGGCAGCTACAGCAGCAGCAAAAGCCCGCTGAACTAACGGGTCCAATTTTTGAACCTGACAGATAAGTAAATGTACATGTTATGGTCAAAAATGAATTGTCTCTAGATGCACTACCAACATAAAAATTAAAACATCAAAATAACAACCAATTTGGTGGATCCAGGAACCAACAGGTTATTATTCACAGGCCAGAAACTGTTAGTTACTCTTGCTTGAGGTGTAGAAAAGGCTCCAATTGCACAGACGACAGCACACTGAGGCCTATGTCTTGGGCCTTGTGGCTATGGAGTTCTTTTTTCCAAGAAACTGAAAATACAAGCTTCTCAAAGTTCCTTGAAATAACAAGAATAGTGGACCTCGCACACCAATGTCCTCACAAACAATAATACTTGACACTTTTGACTTTTCAAAGTCTGAGATGCTACTTACAAACTTTCGCCATTAATTTTTACAACTTTACATTAAGATGTGCTAGTAGAATTATGACTTCACAGAAAAATAACCAATCTAATGGTATATTCCGTATATAGCAAACCTAGATTTAAATTTGTTGCCAGTCAAACTTTAGAAAGTCTAATTCTAGGATGTCAAGTAAAACCAACAGGGGTAGTATTTTCTTCAACATCTAAAAAACTTGTATTATATATTCTCAAACCCGGAAGCTAATTAACATCATGAGAATGACTCAGTGGCTGAGTAGGAACGGAGCAGTTCAGCCAACCAGTCAATAAGGCAATAGAACAAATTCAACGAACAAAATAGAAGATCACTACTAGAAACAGCAACACGGCTACTCGAAGTGCATAAAATAACTGTTACCTCAACAACTAATCCAGGTACGGCATGAAGAACTTCCTCCGCTATTGATAAAGATGTCGGAGGGAACATCCACACCCTAAGAATTTCACAAGTAAAACCGAACCAGGAATAAGTTATGTGTTTTACACAAGGCATCAAACTTTACTATGCTATAGAAAACATCTGGTGAAACTGTCAAGTAATAGAATAAGGGAACCTTTCTTTTCCATTCCAGCTAGCTTTCGGGATCTTGTGAAATGCACCCACGAGTTTCTGAGAGAGAAACGGAAGTAAGAAAATATATTGTAGACTATATAATTCATGGCAACTGATTAAAGATTTGGCCGCTGGTGATAAAGCCAAAATGAGATGTACAGATATGTTAGGCAATAAGGGAAATGTACCTGGTTATAAGGGAACTTCGCTGCAATCACACCACTAGAATGAAGGAAAAGATGTATAGATATCTTAGGCCAACTGCCCTgactatgattcccttcaatgacAATTGATAGGAAGAATGAGATGGGCCACAATTCATGTTAGAATAAGCAGAAAACATAGAGAATGTTGTATACCTGCGTTTGGTTGACTAAGCCGAGAAGGTGAAAGTGATTCTACCTGAAAAATAATGAAGGAATAATAAGGAATAGTATACAGATTTCCTTTGTCGGCAAGATGGAAGTTGGTAATATAACACACAATAGATAAATTTCTGCTTCCATCGAACATGTATATCTCCATAATCAATTCAAAACTATGGAATCACGAATGAGGCCATTAATGGAATAATCCCAGATATCCAAGCTCTGAAGAACAAAGAATGCATTTTTCATTGCATGCCCCAAAGGCTATCAGAGTATTGTGTGCAGTTCAAAATAAAATGTTGACAGTATCTGCATCAAGATTTATCATGATGAGCAACTCAAAACAACAGAATAGCAAATGATACTCCTAAAAATGTCCAATGCTCTGAAGAATTAAGAATGAATTGTTCATTGCATGCCCCAAAGGCCATCAAAGTATTGTATGCAGTTTAAAAAAAATGTTGACTATAGCTGCGTCAAGATTTATCTCATGTTTAATTTGTATCAGCTTATTTCAAAAATTACCATCTTTTGACAAGAAAAGTTGTACTTAACAAGGCTTCCAATCCATAGA
This region of Triticum aestivum cultivar Chinese Spring chromosome 2D, IWGSC CS RefSeq v2.1, whole genome shotgun sequence genomic DNA includes:
- the LOC123051939 gene encoding SWI/SNF-related matrix-associated actin-dependent regulator of chromatin subfamily A-like protein 1 isoform X2, coding for MAGLGGAGGWGGLDDDDWGLSEEQYAKLEQDAYRAIAERKASSSAASTAPAISPLPHRALSPAATVSSPLRNEHPASRVSLESRFGKVESLSPSRLSQPNAGNHSQGSWPKISIHLFLHSSGVIAAKFPYNQKLVGAFHKIPKASWNGKERVWMFPPTSLSIAEEVLHAVPGLVVEVQKLDPLVQRAFAAAVAAKDLRGLYDKIPTDVESKLMPFQRDGVRFALQHGGRVLIADEMGLGKTLQAIAVASCLHDAWPVLVISPSSLRLHWASMIQQWLNIPTEDILVVLPQTGGSNKAGFRLVYSNTKGDFHLDGVFNVISYDVVPKIQSTLLDLDFKIIIADESHFLKNGQAKRTIASLPVLQKAQFVVLLSGTPALSRPIELFTQLQALYPTVYNNVNEYGNRYCKGGYFGLYQGASNHEELHNLMKATVMIRRLKKDVLSELPVKRRQQVFLDLSEKEMKHIRALFRELETVKIKMQSCDSQEMIDSLKFNQKNIINKIYNDSAEAKIPAVLDYLATVIEADCKFLIFAHHQPMIDAIHQHLLKKKVKCIRIDGQTPVVVRQNLVMDFQNKDDIKAAVLSIKAGGVGLTLTAASTVIFAELSWTPGDIIQAEDRAHRIGQVSSVNIYYLLANDTVDDIIWDVVQGKLENLGQMLDGQEKTLNVSQSETRPSPSKQKTLDTYLKRCSTSTETQPSPKSRRF